One region of Mucilaginibacter gotjawali genomic DNA includes:
- a CDS encoding Crp/Fnr family transcriptional regulator: METGEALVVFRKGISKFIEFNEAEWDMVSRHLDFKKLKKKGYFAEPGIVCSEIGFVLTGSVRYFNIKDGEEITGYFSFENELVSSYRSFLTRQPSLNYVQALEDTELVIITYKSMQAMLANPALAYKMERFGRLVAEYYLICYEERMSSFITKTPEERYLDLLNTGRDIIQRMPQHYIAHFLGITPVSLSRIRRRIMKAA, translated from the coding sequence ATGGAAACCGGCGAAGCGTTAGTTGTTTTTAGAAAAGGCATCAGTAAATTCATTGAATTTAACGAGGCGGAATGGGATATGGTGAGCCGGCATCTCGATTTTAAAAAGTTAAAGAAAAAGGGATATTTTGCGGAGCCGGGGATAGTATGCAGCGAGATTGGCTTTGTGTTAACCGGGTCTGTACGCTATTTTAATATCAAGGATGGTGAAGAGATCACCGGGTATTTTAGTTTCGAAAACGAACTCGTTAGCTCGTACCGGAGTTTTTTAACACGCCAGCCCAGTTTAAATTACGTACAGGCGCTTGAAGATACCGAATTGGTGATCATTACCTATAAAAGCATGCAAGCTATGCTGGCAAACCCCGCGCTGGCTTACAAAATGGAACGCTTTGGCCGGCTGGTGGCTGAATATTACCTCATTTGCTACGAGGAACGCATGTCATCCTTTATTACCAAAACCCCCGAAGAGCGCTACCTCGATTTGCTCAATACCGGCCGCGATATCATACAGCGGATGCCCCAACACTATATTGCCCATTTTTTAGGCATTACGCCTGTTTCGCTTTCGCGGATACGGAGAAGGATAATGAAAGCAGCGTAG
- a CDS encoding NAD-dependent epimerase/dehydratase family protein: protein MHTILGAGGAVANALTRELSNNNETIRLVSRKPMANTAKNITWQKADLLNYAEVLDAAKGSTVIYITAGLVYDKDIWQAQWPIVMQNAINAAKETGATLIFFDNVYMYGLVDGPMTEDTPYNPCSLKGEVRAKIATQLMDEAKAGNIKASIARAADFYGTDNKNSFLDMMVLDNYAKGAKAQWLGKLDKLHNFSYIPDMGKGVYLLGQKPESDNQIWHMPTAKPLTGKQFIDMAAKIYGVEPKVFAINKFFLWSYGLFNKVVAGTVEMYYQYNHDYIFDSSKFETTFNIKPTSYEDGIKLMSETVYKKV, encoded by the coding sequence ATGCATACTATATTAGGGGCCGGCGGGGCAGTAGCAAACGCACTCACCCGCGAATTAAGCAACAACAACGAAACCATCCGGCTGGTAAGCCGCAAACCAATGGCCAATACCGCCAAAAACATTACCTGGCAAAAAGCCGACCTGCTAAACTATGCCGAAGTGCTGGACGCTGCGAAAGGGTCGACAGTAATTTACATAACAGCCGGTTTGGTTTATGATAAAGACATCTGGCAGGCGCAGTGGCCCATCGTTATGCAAAACGCTATTAACGCAGCCAAAGAAACAGGGGCGACGCTGATATTTTTTGATAACGTTTACATGTATGGCCTGGTTGATGGCCCCATGACCGAAGATACACCCTATAACCCCTGCAGCTTAAAAGGCGAGGTACGCGCAAAAATAGCCACCCAATTAATGGATGAGGCTAAAGCCGGCAATATTAAAGCAAGCATTGCCCGTGCCGCTGATTTTTATGGCACCGATAATAAGAACAGCTTTTTAGATATGATGGTGCTTGATAATTATGCCAAAGGGGCAAAAGCACAATGGCTGGGCAAACTGGATAAACTGCACAACTTTAGTTACATCCCCGATATGGGAAAAGGCGTTTACCTGCTTGGGCAAAAGCCGGAAAGTGATAACCAGATCTGGCACATGCCCACCGCCAAACCTTTAACCGGCAAACAATTTATTGATATGGCAGCTAAAATTTACGGGGTTGAACCAAAGGTATTTGCCATCAATAAGTTTTTCCTTTGGAGCTACGGCTTGTTTAATAAGGTGGTAGCCGGCACCGTTGAAATGTATTACCAGTACAACCACGATTATATTTTCGATTCATCCAAATTCGAAACGACATTTAATATTAAGCCAACAAGTTATGAGGATGGGATTAAGTTGATGTCGGAGACGGTGTATAAGAAGGTTTAG
- a CDS encoding RES family NAD+ phosphorylase — MEVFKITKAAFSNELIASGRAHRWNIDDQFAIYTGSSRSLSSLELIVNENSISPAFKYKVMIISIADEESLFTHILQSELPHSWRTMASYPKLQQIGSEWYMSKKSLILKVPSAVIPKEYNYVINAFHPDFKDKVSLVRTEDYFWDDRLL, encoded by the coding sequence ATGGAAGTATTTAAAATTACTAAAGCAGCTTTCTCTAATGAACTAATAGCTTCCGGCAGGGCACACAGGTGGAACATTGATGATCAATTTGCAATTTATACCGGAAGCTCCAGATCTCTTTCTTCACTGGAACTTATTGTTAATGAAAATTCAATTTCTCCGGCTTTCAAATATAAAGTAATGATAATTTCTATCGCAGATGAAGAAAGTTTATTTACTCATATTTTGCAATCAGAATTACCTCACTCCTGGCGAACAATGGCTTCTTATCCAAAACTTCAACAAATTGGAAGCGAATGGTATATGAGTAAAAAGTCACTTATTTTAAAGGTTCCTTCAGCAGTTATTCCCAAAGAATACAATTACGTCATTAACGCATTTCACCCTGATTTTAAAGATAAAGTTTCCCTTGTACGAACGGAAGATTATTTTTGGGATGACCGGCTGTTATAA
- a CDS encoding antitoxin Xre/MbcA/ParS toxin-binding domain-containing protein: protein MTVAQATLLKNIPSRVDTNITLGMIKTGKVGPQHLQALKDLTLFNDEKISDWLDISVKTFRSYKKPNSIIKARIKEHAVMALSLIKHGIEVFGSQESFVNWLEKENFFFDKKAPIEFMDTHSGIKFIDDRLTGIEYGDNA, encoded by the coding sequence ATGACAGTTGCACAAGCTACACTTTTAAAAAATATCCCCTCGCGTGTTGATACCAACATTACGCTGGGTATGATAAAAACCGGAAAAGTTGGCCCCCAGCATTTGCAAGCGCTAAAGGACCTGACTTTATTTAACGATGAAAAAATATCCGATTGGTTAGATATCAGCGTAAAAACTTTCCGGTCATATAAAAAACCAAATAGCATTATAAAAGCCCGCATAAAGGAACATGCCGTAATGGCATTATCTTTAATAAAACATGGTATCGAAGTATTTGGCTCCCAGGAAAGCTTTGTAAACTGGCTCGAAAAAGAAAACTTTTTTTTCGACAAAAAGGCGCCTATCGAGTTTATGGATACCCATAGCGGGATAAAATTTATTGACGATAGATTAACCGGTATAGAGTATGGTGATAATGCTTAG
- a CDS encoding M3 family oligoendopeptidase, whose product MIHKKTRTYIPATLEIKWENLEPLYKELTERPINSVAELEKWLHDRSELEAALEEDFAWRYIRMTCDTTNEELLQNFQYFATEIEPKIAPYGNELNKKLVGSKWVDKLDNKKYFIYLRGVKKALELFREENIPLQTEIQVEQQKYQGITGSMSVHIDDKEYTLEQASVFLKGTDRSKRQEVWEKITARRLQDKDQLDELFDHLRALRHKVAVNAEFENFRDYMFQALGRFDYTPQDCYAFHEAIEKEIVPILREQAKKRKAALDLGTLKPWDMDVDVSGKPALKPFNNGNELIEKSIQCFSNINRYLGERLEIMKDNNLFDVESRKGKAPGGYNYPLSETGAPFIFMNSANTFRDLTTMVHEGGHAVHTFLTADLELNDFKHCPSEVAELASMSMELISMDNWDVYFDNEEDLKRAKRDQLFDVLKTLPWVAVVDQFQHWIYTNPNHTDEDRRTAWIEIYEPFGAGFVDWSDYPDAEANLWQKQLHIFEVPFYYIEYGMAQLGAIAVWKNYKENPEKGLHQYLEALKLGYTKTIKEIYETAGIKFDFSAAYVKELAEFVKGEMDKL is encoded by the coding sequence ATGATCCACAAAAAAACAAGAACATATATCCCGGCAACCCTTGAGATTAAATGGGAAAACCTGGAACCATTGTATAAAGAATTAACCGAACGCCCGATAAATTCTGTTGCAGAACTTGAAAAATGGCTGCACGACCGTAGTGAACTGGAGGCTGCCCTGGAAGAAGACTTTGCATGGCGCTATATCCGCATGACCTGTGATACCACCAATGAAGAATTGCTGCAAAACTTCCAATACTTTGCTACCGAGATTGAGCCGAAAATAGCGCCTTATGGCAACGAGCTGAATAAAAAGCTGGTAGGCAGCAAATGGGTAGATAAGCTGGATAATAAAAAATATTTTATCTACCTGCGGGGCGTAAAAAAAGCGCTGGAGCTATTCAGGGAAGAAAATATTCCGCTACAAACTGAAATACAGGTTGAACAACAAAAATACCAGGGCATAACAGGTTCAATGTCGGTACACATTGACGATAAAGAGTATACACTGGAGCAGGCATCGGTATTTTTAAAAGGTACCGACCGCAGTAAAAGGCAGGAGGTTTGGGAGAAGATAACCGCCCGCCGCCTGCAGGATAAAGACCAGCTGGACGAGCTGTTTGATCATTTGCGCGCCCTGCGTCATAAAGTTGCTGTAAATGCGGAGTTTGAAAATTTCAGGGATTATATGTTCCAGGCATTGGGGCGTTTTGATTATACCCCGCAGGATTGCTACGCTTTTCATGAAGCGATAGAAAAAGAGATAGTGCCTATACTGCGCGAACAAGCTAAAAAGCGCAAAGCAGCGCTTGACCTGGGTACCCTTAAGCCATGGGATATGGATGTGGATGTATCCGGAAAACCTGCTTTAAAGCCGTTTAATAATGGCAATGAGCTGATCGAAAAATCTATCCAGTGTTTCAGTAATATCAATCGCTATCTGGGCGAAAGGCTGGAGATAATGAAGGATAATAACCTGTTTGATGTAGAGAGCCGCAAAGGCAAAGCACCGGGCGGTTATAACTATCCGCTGTCGGAAACCGGTGCGCCCTTTATCTTTATGAACTCGGCCAATACCTTCCGCGACCTCACTACGATGGTGCATGAAGGCGGCCACGCGGTGCATACCTTTTTAACCGCGGACCTGGAGCTGAATGATTTTAAACACTGTCCGAGCGAGGTGGCCGAACTGGCTTCGATGTCGATGGAGTTGATCTCGATGGATAACTGGGATGTTTATTTTGATAATGAAGAAGATTTAAAACGCGCCAAACGCGACCAATTGTTTGATGTACTGAAGACATTACCCTGGGTGGCCGTGGTTGACCAGTTTCAGCACTGGATCTATACCAACCCGAATCATACCGATGAAGACCGCAGAACGGCCTGGATAGAGATCTATGAGCCCTTTGGCGCCGGCTTTGTGGATTGGAGCGACTATCCCGATGCCGAAGCCAACCTATGGCAAAAACAGCTGCATATTTTTGAAGTGCCATTTTACTATATCGAATACGGCATGGCCCAGTTGGGCGCCATAGCAGTTTGGAAAAACTATAAAGAAAACCCCGAAAAAGGCCTGCACCAGTACCTGGAAGCTTTAAAACTGGGCTACACTAAAACTATTAAAGAGATTTACGAAACAGCGGGGATCAAATTTGATTTCAGCGCGGCTTATGTGAAGGAACTGGCGGAGTTTGTGAAGGGGGAAATGGATAAATTGTAA
- a CDS encoding putative quinol monooxygenase, which translates to MAQHKNQMVRLAKIQVDPAQLDSYNSALKQQMETAIRLEPGVLTYYAVADKKDPAHITILEIYADTAAYKAHIETIHFKKYKQTVEHMVKSLELVDVDLIAAARQPGT; encoded by the coding sequence ATGGCACAACATAAAAATCAAATGGTGAGGTTGGCAAAAATCCAGGTTGATCCGGCCCAACTGGATAGCTATAATTCTGCCCTGAAGCAGCAAATGGAAACAGCAATAAGGCTGGAGCCCGGCGTTTTAACCTATTATGCCGTTGCCGATAAAAAGGATCCTGCACACATCACTATTCTTGAAATATATGCCGATACGGCAGCTTATAAAGCGCATATCGAAACCATACATTTTAAAAAGTATAAGCAAACGGTTGAGCATATGGTTAAGTCATTGGAGCTTGTTGATGTTGATCTAATTGCAGCAGCGCGTCAGCCGGGAACTTAA
- a CDS encoding phosphatase PAP2 family protein — MNISIKDVLQRIKPFFVLYLVLLCGCFVVKLLYSKDDIYFAVNTRHTDFLDTIEPYITNLGNGWTIVIIAGVLALYNYRIAFLMLTTFLLTSLAVQIAKFCFDAPRPKLYFKDQLSKLHFVKGVDILSHNSFPSGHTLTAFATGVLVTYLAKNKNWAYLLVFYGVMVGFSRMYLSEHFFEDVMAGSVMGVFLAICWIRWIDSRKFINSPAWNRGLLSPKSEV; from the coding sequence ATGAATATAAGCATAAAAGATGTTTTACAACGAATCAAGCCGTTTTTTGTCCTCTACCTGGTCCTGTTATGCGGCTGTTTTGTTGTCAAATTGCTTTATAGCAAAGATGATATCTATTTTGCGGTAAATACCCGGCACACCGATTTTCTTGATACCATTGAACCCTATATAACCAACCTGGGCAACGGCTGGACCATTGTTATTATAGCCGGCGTGCTGGCATTATACAATTACCGGATCGCTTTTTTAATGCTGACTACTTTTTTGCTCACCTCATTAGCCGTGCAGATCGCAAAATTTTGTTTTGATGCGCCACGCCCCAAATTGTATTTTAAGGACCAGCTAAGTAAGCTGCATTTTGTAAAAGGCGTTGATATATTAAGCCATAACAGTTTTCCGTCGGGCCATACCCTAACCGCGTTTGCTACCGGCGTATTGGTTACCTACCTGGCAAAAAATAAAAACTGGGCTTACCTGCTGGTGTTTTATGGGGTAATGGTGGGTTTCTCGCGCATGTACCTGAGCGAACATTTTTTTGAAGACGTGATGGCCGGATCTGTCATGGGGGTATTCCTGGCCATATGCTGGATCAGGTGGATCGATAGCCGTAAATTTATCAACTCCCCCGCCTGGAACAGGGGATTGTTGAGTCCGAAGTCTGAAGTCTGA
- a CDS encoding amino acid permease, whose translation MSKSIFRKKSITKILADCASGFSDAEHSGGSSLKKELNVKDLTLMGIAAVVGAGIFSTIGLASFNGGPGVTILFVLTAITCGFSALCYAEFASRIPVAGSAYTYAYASFGELIAWIIGWDLLMEYAIGNIAVAVSWSTYFVNLLEGFHIHVPLYLTMDYYSAFTAHEQVLEFTKNHNLAAITDTIKEANIAWNTAPGFGGLKLIANIPALAIVVGITYLVYIGIRETKKATNAMVILKIAIVIAVIAIGFFYVTPANWHPFMPNGFGGVMKGVSGVFFAYIGFDAISTTAEECRDPQRDLPRGMIYSLIICTVLYILIALVLTGMVSYKNLAVGDPLAYVFNQVHLTKISGIISFSAVIATASVLLIFQLGQPRIWMSMSRDGLLPKIFSKIHPKFHTPSFATIVTGFVVGVPALFLNLTIVTDLTSIGTLFAFVLVCGGVLLLPREAAKAGRFHLPYINSKWIVPALFILCAYFFRNGIIGLFDGTHNKDDLPFFLFIGLSAVLTVLAFVKNLSLIPVLGLLSCFYLMTELGYTNWVRFLVWLVIGLDIYISYGYEHSLLGEKIAPWHKQAKKISMIGAILAIFVVVVFDPQESVTMDVIYGLLGFALGYLVVYSGAALLFSVFQKEKAE comes from the coding sequence ATGTCGAAAAGTATTTTCCGTAAAAAATCCATTACCAAAATATTAGCTGATTGTGCCAGTGGTTTCAGCGATGCCGAACATTCAGGCGGTTCGTCCCTCAAAAAAGAACTTAACGTAAAAGACCTTACCCTGATGGGTATAGCAGCTGTAGTTGGTGCGGGAATTTTCTCGACAATCGGGTTAGCCTCTTTTAACGGCGGCCCGGGCGTAACCATACTATTTGTTTTAACAGCCATTACCTGCGGGTTTTCGGCGCTTTGTTATGCTGAGTTTGCATCGCGGATCCCGGTTGCGGGCAGCGCTTATACCTATGCCTATGCTTCTTTTGGTGAATTGATCGCGTGGATCATTGGGTGGGATTTGTTAATGGAATATGCCATCGGTAACATCGCGGTAGCGGTATCATGGAGTACTTATTTTGTTAACCTGCTGGAAGGGTTTCATATCCACGTACCGCTATATCTCACGATGGATTATTATTCCGCGTTTACCGCGCATGAGCAGGTGCTGGAGTTTACCAAAAACCATAACCTGGCAGCAATTACGGATACGATAAAAGAAGCCAATATCGCCTGGAACACGGCCCCGGGCTTTGGCGGGTTAAAGCTAATCGCCAATATTCCGGCGCTCGCTATCGTGGTCGGCATTACTTACCTGGTTTACATCGGCATCCGCGAAACAAAAAAGGCCACTAATGCCATGGTGATTTTGAAGATCGCCATTGTAATAGCCGTTATCGCCATAGGCTTTTTTTACGTTACCCCGGCCAACTGGCACCCTTTTATGCCAAACGGTTTTGGCGGTGTGATGAAAGGCGTTTCGGGCGTGTTCTTTGCTTATATCGGTTTTGATGCCATATCAACCACAGCCGAAGAATGCCGCGACCCGCAGCGCGATTTGCCAAGGGGAATGATCTATTCTTTGATTATCTGTACCGTACTTTATATCCTGATAGCATTGGTGTTAACCGGGATGGTGAGCTATAAAAATCTTGCTGTAGGCGATCCGCTTGCTTATGTATTTAACCAGGTGCATTTAACCAAGATCAGCGGTATCATTTCATTTAGCGCGGTTATTGCTACCGCCAGCGTGTTACTCATCTTTCAATTAGGGCAGCCGCGGATCTGGATGAGCATGAGCCGCGATGGGTTATTGCCAAAGATATTTTCAAAAATTCACCCCAAATTTCATACACCATCCTTTGCTACAATTGTAACGGGTTTTGTGGTAGGCGTACCCGCATTATTTTTAAACCTGACCATAGTTACCGACCTAACCAGTATAGGCACCCTGTTTGCTTTTGTTTTGGTTTGCGGCGGCGTATTGTTGTTGCCGCGCGAAGCGGCAAAGGCGGGGCGTTTTCATTTACCCTATATCAATTCCAAATGGATAGTGCCGGCGCTATTTATTCTATGCGCCTATTTTTTCAGGAACGGGATCATAGGGCTTTTTGACGGAACTCATAACAAAGATGATCTTCCGTTTTTTCTGTTCATCGGGCTTTCGGCGGTTTTAACGGTGCTTGCGTTTGTTAAAAATCTTTCCTTAATACCTGTACTGGGTTTATTAAGCTGTTTTTATTTGATGACTGAGCTGGGATATACCAACTGGGTGCGCTTTTTGGTATGGCTGGTTATCGGGCTGGATATTTACATCAGCTACGGGTACGAACATAGCTTATTGGGAGAGAAAATTGCGCCATGGCACAAGCAGGCGAAAAAGATAAGTATGATAGGCGCCATTCTGGCTATTTTTGTGGTGGTGGTTTTTGACCCCCAGGAGAGCGTAACCATGGATGTTATTTATGGCTTGCTGGGCTTCGCACTTGGTTACCTCGTTGTTTATTCGGGTGCCGCTTTGTTGTTTTCGGTTTTTCAAAAAGAAAAAGCTGAATAA
- a CDS encoding SemiSWEET transporter → MKLTDIIGYLAAFGTTISFLPQAVKTIQTKNTEGISLAMYAIFTLGTLLWLIYGIMSASWPVAAANAVTFIFASTILIYKVRYK, encoded by the coding sequence ATGAAATTAACTGATATCATCGGCTATTTGGCTGCATTTGGAACCACTATATCGTTTTTGCCACAGGCTGTCAAAACTATTCAGACAAAAAATACAGAAGGTATTTCTTTAGCTATGTATGCCATATTTACTTTGGGTACGCTTCTTTGGCTTATCTATGGGATAATGTCTGCCAGCTGGCCTGTAGCCGCGGCAAACGCCGTCACATTTATTTTTGCGAGCACTATTTTGATTTATAAGGTGAGGTATAAGTGA
- a CDS encoding phosphatase PAP2 family protein, protein MKNVLLAIFCVLTLGVNAQSVDTTKKKLADTLKKDLFTAPDTVKRLQIHPLYLLPPIGLIAYGALSFYVTPVRNFDYYIHGDIQRTAPNFNTKAESYFLFAPIVMVYGLNLVGVEGKNRFVDRTALLGLSGGILGLTEFSLKHATHRLRPNKTDYYSFPSGHTGAAFLGAEFLAQEYSDKSVVYSIVGYTFAVTTGVFRMANRDHWFSDVVAGAGFGILSTKAAYLIYPYIRNALTHTDKQGRKAMVMPTYQDGAPGISFAMQL, encoded by the coding sequence TTGAAAAACGTTCTACTAGCCATATTTTGTGTATTAACACTGGGTGTAAATGCGCAATCTGTTGATACTACTAAAAAGAAACTCGCCGATACACTTAAAAAAGACTTATTTACGGCGCCTGATACAGTAAAACGCTTACAGATACATCCCTTGTATTTACTGCCACCCATAGGGCTGATTGCATACGGAGCTTTATCATTTTATGTTACCCCGGTACGCAATTTCGACTATTACATTCATGGCGACATCCAAAGGACGGCTCCAAATTTTAACACCAAAGCCGAAAGCTATTTCCTGTTTGCACCGATCGTAATGGTTTATGGCTTAAACCTGGTTGGGGTTGAAGGCAAAAACAGATTTGTGGATCGTACAGCCTTACTTGGATTATCGGGCGGGATTTTGGGCCTTACTGAGTTCAGTTTAAAACATGCCACACACCGTTTGCGTCCTAATAAAACAGATTACTATTCGTTTCCATCGGGTCATACAGGGGCGGCCTTTCTTGGCGCCGAGTTCCTGGCACAGGAATACTCCGATAAGTCAGTCGTTTACTCCATCGTCGGTTATACTTTCGCGGTTACTACCGGGGTCTTCAGGATGGCCAACCGCGACCATTGGTTTAGCGATGTAGTAGCAGGCGCGGGTTTCGGTATTTTATCAACCAAAGCAGCTTACCTTATCTACCCTTACATTCGTAATGCCCTCACCCATACTGATAAACAGGGAAGAAAAGCCATGGTTATGCCAACCTACCAGGATGGTGCGCCGGGCATTTCATTTGCCATGCAGCTGTAG
- a CDS encoding KUP/HAK/KT family potassium transporter, protein MSNHKDLQKLTAAGLLISLGIIYGDIGTSPLYVFKAIVGSQRINETLILGGVSCIFWTLTLQTTLKYVVITLRADNKGEGGIFSLFSLVRRRAKWLIIPAVIGGCALLADGIITPPISVSAAIEGLQAYYPHLRTVPIVIGILLGLFVIQKFGTSLVGKAFGPMMFIWFTMMAVLGIVFIAQMPSIIRALNPYYAYLILSTNPNAFIILGAVFLCTTGAEALYSDLGHCGRKNIQTSWIYVKSSLILNYLGQAVWLLQHNGKVMNLNLHNPFYEIMPTWFLLYGIGIATVATIIASQALITGSFTLIAEAVRLNLWPKVRINYPTMQKGQLYVPSVNWLLCAGCVGVVLLFKHSDNMEAAYGLSITVAMLMTTILVSNFLRRKKLPRYIVSVFLAVYLFIEGAFLAGNLVKFIHGGWFTLSVGFILFTIMWSWHTARRIRNRYVKFINIEDYYGILKELSDDETVPKYASQLVYLTSANFDSEIEAKIIYSILQKQPKRADVYWLVHVDVVDEPYKKEYEVQFLVPNKLIRVDFKLGFRVEQQINLLFRRVVEDLVKKGEVDITSRYKSLNKHKIVGDFRFVVIEKVLSRSHNLSLFERFIMGFYVYLKKVSLSEERGFGLDLSFVTVEKVPLMLSSPDMVEIHRAN, encoded by the coding sequence GTGTCTAATCATAAAGATCTTCAAAAATTAACAGCCGCGGGCTTGTTAATCAGCCTGGGAATAATCTACGGTGACATCGGCACCTCCCCGTTATATGTTTTCAAAGCTATAGTAGGCAGCCAGCGAATAAATGAAACCCTTATACTTGGCGGTGTATCCTGTATTTTCTGGACACTTACCCTTCAAACCACGTTAAAATATGTTGTTATCACCCTAAGGGCCGATAACAAAGGCGAAGGCGGCATATTCTCATTATTTTCCCTTGTGCGCCGCCGCGCAAAGTGGCTCATCATCCCTGCTGTAATTGGTGGCTGCGCATTACTGGCCGATGGTATTATTACCCCGCCTATTTCGGTTTCGGCAGCTATTGAAGGCTTACAGGCCTATTATCCCCATTTACGTACCGTACCCATCGTAATCGGTATTTTACTGGGGCTTTTCGTCATCCAGAAATTTGGCACCTCATTGGTAGGCAAAGCATTTGGCCCGATGATGTTTATCTGGTTTACCATGATGGCGGTATTGGGTATTGTTTTTATTGCACAAATGCCATCAATAATAAGAGCCTTAAATCCTTATTATGCCTATTTAATATTGAGTACAAATCCCAATGCCTTTATTATTTTAGGAGCGGTTTTTTTATGTACTACAGGTGCCGAGGCCTTATATTCGGACCTTGGGCATTGCGGCCGCAAAAACATCCAAACCAGCTGGATCTACGTTAAAAGCAGCCTTATCCTTAACTACCTGGGCCAGGCGGTTTGGCTGTTACAACATAACGGAAAAGTGATGAACCTTAATTTGCATAATCCGTTTTATGAAATTATGCCCACCTGGTTCCTCCTTTATGGTATCGGTATAGCCACCGTAGCCACTATTATTGCCAGCCAGGCCTTAATTACGGGATCGTTTACGCTGATAGCAGAAGCTGTTCGTTTAAATTTATGGCCAAAAGTGCGCATCAATTACCCAACCATGCAAAAAGGGCAGCTTTATGTACCCAGCGTTAACTGGTTACTGTGCGCCGGCTGTGTAGGCGTTGTGCTGCTGTTTAAACATTCAGACAATATGGAAGCAGCCTACGGTTTAAGTATTACCGTAGCCATGCTGATGACCACTATCCTGGTATCGAACTTCCTGAGACGAAAAAAATTACCCCGGTATATTGTTAGTGTATTTTTAGCGGTATACCTGTTTATTGAGGGCGCGTTTTTAGCCGGTAACCTGGTTAAATTTATACATGGTGGCTGGTTTACCCTGTCTGTTGGCTTTATTTTGTTTACCATCATGTGGTCGTGGCATACCGCCCGGAGAATAAGGAACCGTTATGTTAAATTTATTAATATTGAGGACTATTACGGTATTTTAAAGGAATTAAGTGATGATGAAACGGTACCGAAATACGCGTCGCAGCTGGTATATTTAACCAGTGCGAATTTTGATTCGGAGATTGAGGCCAAGATCATTTATTCCATACTGCAAAAGCAGCCCAAACGCGCCGATGTTTATTGGCTGGTGCATGTTGATGTGGTGGACGAACCTTACAAAAAAGAATACGAAGTACAATTTCTTGTACCTAACAAACTGATCAGGGTTGATTTTAAACTTGGCTTCAGGGTTGAGCAGCAGATTAACCTGTTGTTCAGGCGTGTGGTAGAAGATCTTGTTAAAAAAGGCGAAGTGGATATAACCAGCAGGTACAAGTCGTTAAATAAACATAAAATTGTTGGCGATTTCAGGTTCGTTGTAATTGAAAAAGTACTTTCTCGGTCGCATAACCTTTCGCTCTTCGAAAGATTTATTATGGGTTTTTATGTTTATCTGAAAAAGGTAAGCCTGTCAGAAGAACGTGGTTTTGGCCTCGATTTGAGTTTTGTTACCGTTGAAAAAGTGCCGCTGATGTTATCATCGCCGGATATGGTTGAGATCCATCGGGCAAATTAA
- a CDS encoding T9SS type A sorting domain-containing protein: MRRKFTLKNSWIAIFAAAIFMNFAFADNVAYSQSDTTYVHLLKPKQTKSALHLVLPPLKPAIISTQKVNVYKSDDKLLNNVQVYPNPVTDQINLKYDLSRYSIVTIKIMDVLGNDIITIFNQRLEPGEKTYSYMLNNKLNRGFYFVRIYAGTESVIKRISVL, translated from the coding sequence ATGAGGCGAAAGTTTACTTTAAAAAATTCATGGATTGCAATATTTGCTGCGGCGATATTCATGAATTTTGCCTTTGCCGATAATGTTGCCTACTCGCAATCAGACACCACTTATGTGCATTTACTAAAACCAAAACAAACCAAAAGTGCGCTCCATTTGGTATTGCCCCCGCTAAAGCCGGCGATCATCTCTACACAAAAGGTAAATGTTTATAAATCAGACGATAAGCTTTTAAATAATGTACAGGTGTACCCCAACCCGGTAACAGACCAGATCAACCTCAAATACGATCTTTCCCGCTATTCTATCGTTACCATAAAAATTATGGATGTCTTGGGAAACGATATCATCACCATATTTAACCAAAGGCTTGAACCCGGCGAAAAAACATATTCCTATATGTTAAATAATAAGCTGAACAGGGGCTTTTATTTTGTAAGGATTTACGCCGGGACAGAATCTGTAATCAAGAGGATATCGGTGCTTTAG